The following DNA comes from Hordeum vulgare subsp. vulgare chromosome 3H, MorexV3_pseudomolecules_assembly, whole genome shotgun sequence.
cccaagagtaacaagatccgcaagggattggtgggggaatcaacttttcttttggtggaagtgtagatctaggccttctcaaccaagccctaaagaatcaacaagtttgattggctatggAGAgaaatcgggcacttttgagcttagggagcaacaatggagcttgggagggtcaaaggtagggttccacagcaagaagaaccccttatatagtgtgtgtgtgtggggggggaatccaaccgttttcccactcacagcccgagcctagcggtactaccgctggctgcagcggtactaccgctgggcccatgatagtgcataagcactaccgggccaaccaccgccaagaaagtcttcgcaaaaaggtccgtcgaagtacagccgctaggaaggcggtactaagctcctggagcggtactaccgctgaccaggggcggtactaccgctagggccagcggtactaccgctgagaccatttgcttagatgagataaaaacagaggcgggagccactccaaagttgcaggtaaggggaaaggagatacagtgtatgcgtgcaaaattgattccacccaaacctttccactacgggtcccctcttaatagtacgacgttcctatgactcaaagaaggagaatcatagagtacaccgtgcttctgttccatggaaagagggggcgagtcgtcttacgccgttgacatgtgttatgtgaaatcttaacacacacgattagtcctttgcggtactgtcatcaattaccaaaattacttaggcataaaatatgccctaacaataatGATTTTGTATACAATGAAATATTCATGTAATGGAAAAAGTTCATTTTATTCAAAAATAGTTATCCATGCATGTCTGAATATACTTTTATATGCTTTGAAAAAGATCATGTATGCcccaaaaaataataaaataaaaatgttggaaATGAAATAGTAAGCATGAACAAAAAAGGTGTAAaggtaaaagaaagaaagaaaataaaacacaagAATAGggtagaaataataataataataacagtaatagtaacaataataataaaagaagctATGGCTGATCCATTCACACGCTCTTTAGAAAAATGCAGGCTATTTTTTCATAAAGTGTAGAATAGGATCTGACATTGGTTTGATCTATATCCATATTTTGGTGTCAAAACTTTTCTTGCGGATTTGGCTAATATTGGCAAGAAAGCAATGTGTAGTGGACCCCATTGGCAGAAGTGTATCTTTTGTTCCTACAActtatgatggtggtgtgcccgCAAGTCACGGGGAGCACAACCAAAAGATCATCGGCCTTTtccaaaaaataaattcattaaaAATAAAGATCATCGGCcttttccaaacatgggttgcttgcgagtacattcaaagtactcattggcttgccactagttatttcattgaccagacaTGAGAGAACACGATATGATGAAGAATATATTGGTGGCGTTCGAGCGAGcttggacgcttccaagtcagaatgcctgtagggttgaggcggatggcatgggttcatgttaCTGATGAAGATTTTCCGGTGCAATATaaatgaagacttggccatggatgtaagactcttgttattcagtttctatgtgtttagtgagcactgatctctgggatcactgtgcacTTACATTCGGTGATCTCGGCTTATGCGCCGGGGTCCCCACACACGACCTATGTGAGAATAAACCACAAGTAGGCCCTCACATAGTGCTCCATCGTTTCATCATCGGCATCTTCCGGCCATTTCATCCGGGTCTTCAGGAGCCAAGGCAGCGGTACACCGGATGTACGGTTACCCTTAGGGGGGATCAGTCACCTATAATGGTGGTAACCCTATGTTGTCAGTTCATCCTCTCCACTCGTTGAGTGAGAGCCTAGCCCTCGATCGGTAGGGTCGTAATCATCCCCCAATCCTCGAGGGTCACCGCCATCTTCCCACATGGGAGATGGAAACTGTGCATCTCTGGCCGCCACCGACCGATCAATGTTTTGAGAGCTGAGTGGACGAGCGTCGGTGGCTGACACTTGAACTGCAGGACGAAACCCAACAATCAGGCTCTCGTGTAGTATGGCTCGTAACGCTCGTCGTATTGCATCTTCACGGCAGAGTGACCCGTCACGcgtagtagcgggagcatcagtcAAAATGTGGACGCCAAAAATTAGTAATTTATTTTCATCAATTCGAAAGCTTTGGTTCAATATTTCCATCATAGTAATTACCATTCCGTTCTCTATGAGACAGGCACGATGATCTGTGTCGAATGCAGGGTCAAGCATGTAGTACCTAATGCCGATGTTGTCCACAAGAGGTGCCTGCCTAAATAAACTGAAGCATTATAAGCACAACCACAAGCATAAAAAAGCAACATGATTTATTCATTCATATAACATCCACTATACAGATATACCTCATGCATCATATCATACCAAGATGCATCATATCAAAACAAACATAGGATTTAATTCctcggacatgcatcatatcataattttttcaaaaaaacatgAACTAGGGTTCATCTTAAGCATAATTCTTCCAACAACACCCACTATACACCATGCACCATATCATATCAACATGCATCATATCAAAACAAACATACGAGTTAATTCCTCCAACATGCATTATATCAACACTTCTTAAAAAAACATGAACTAGGGTTCATCTTCACACTACCAtttcaactactccctccgtacctaaataactATTGTTGGAGAGAAGTAGTGACTAGAGTTAATATTCAACCCCATAAAACATCTAGAATCAACCTAAAACAAATCCTGGCTAAAAAAAACTAAATCTAGTTGAAAAATagggttgatttgaatcaaataatGCATCGAATCTGAAACTGTTTGACTAGAATTAATTGgagcttatttttctttttttaagcCATCTCGAGCCGCAAAAATCATCGAGAATCGAAAGAGATCCGGGAAGAGGGAGTGGAGGAGAtgagagagggaggaagagggccCATCCTCTTTTCTTGTGGCGGGGTGAGGAAGAAAGGGAAAGTGGGAACCATAGCCTTTCGACCCTAGACCCTACCGCCAGACTCCCGGGCGGTAGGCTGAGTCGGGCTACCGCCGGCCCAGGTGGGATAGGTGCCGAACGGAGGCCACGACGTTCGCCATCAGTTGCTGATGTGGATTAGTCGGCTACCATCAGAAATCCTGACGGTAAGAAAAATGATTAAATCTTAAGAAAATCCTGAACGGGGTTCAGGTCCGGCTAAAGTTAACGAAAGGATTAAAACACGAAATTTAGCCCCACTCTcgacttcttctcagtcttcagatCTCCGATGAGCCAAACGGACGGCCCACGTATCACGTAAGCACTCCTGTCCACGCCAGCCCGATGGAAGCCGATCCCCAAAACTGAAGCAGAGAAACCGATCGGAGAAATAATGGACGCCCTCACCCGCCTCCACCGGTCGCTCGCCGGCGGCGAAGACGAGGAGTGGCAGGAGGACGACATCCTCGGTGATACCGAGGGCCTCTGCTCTCTGTCCCCTCTCCAGGTCAAACAGACCCCTCCGAGAACCCTCGACCGCAGCAGCCGTTTCTTGGTCCGCGTCGATCTAACATTGTTCTGCTTGTTTTGCCTGGTTCAGCGGGTCTACGCCTTCGCCGCTTGCTTGGTTACTGGACTCGCGCTCATGATGCTGGTACGTTGCTGTAATTTCCGCCTATGCCCGTGCAGTTTTCGGTACAGTTGACTTGACTGCAGGTGAAGAATTGGCCATGTAGGCCGTGCACCgcgctgacgctattttcagcaattGGATCCTATACATTAAGGGATTAAGAACTATCGTTAAGAGTTGTGCTTACTGTGTTATTTCCAGCAATGCCTGATGCCATCCCTTCCAAATATCCAATATGCCATTCAGACATTTCGGCTTAACAAAGCTATAAGTCGAAAGAAACGGGTCACATGCTTAAATGCCTGTTTCAGCATTAAGAACTTTAGTTAACCCAACACAGTGATTTCTTTGCTGGAGTTGCCTTTCGCTGTAAGCTCGTGTCGCATTTAACCTGCCGGTGCTAGTGAACTACTGAACTGATGCTTTGCCTTCACTTAGTTGGAGTTAAGGTTTCAAATGCCATGCTTATGCGAAATTTGTTCGGATCTGGTCTTGGATGGCCGAGACAATTGTTAATTCACCTTATTCCATTAGAGTGTAGAAACTGTATCATTAGGCTTTAAACTCGTTGTATGATTTACTGGCAATTCTAAACTCTTTAACAGAAGTTAGTTGCAGCAAATAAAATGTGTCTAAATGTAAATTCTTCATATGATTTAGTACTtaccttttattttgtttttgcagtCACTTATTGTTTTCACTAGACCTATCAAATTTGCCCTCTTGTTTACATTTGGAAACATAATGGCAGTTGGCAGGTGATTACACAGATTTTAACTCATGGCTTTTTTCTTTACATTTGTACTCTTCCTTATATCGGTGTCGCTATTTATATAACTGCAGTAAAACTTTCAAGTTAATCATATGATCCTGTCAAATGCCAGTTTGATACATATGTTCAGCTCATGCATTAGCTCTACTTAACTTTCTTCTTCAATATTCACCTTTTGCAATATGCTGATTTGAACCTTTGTGTGGCAGCACAGTCTTCGTAATGGGGATAAGTAAACAATTAAGAATGATGTTTGACCCAGTTCGTGTTTATGCTACGGCTATTTATGTTGGATGTGTTGCGTTTGCTCTGATTTTTGCTCTTTTGGTTAGTAACTCTGAACCCTTTGTTCATTTTATGGCTTTATTCCTGTAAATCAATAACCTGGTTGAAAGAACAGCTATCAAAATCCAACAGAAAACCGTGCGTTCTGATTGTGGTCTATGTGCAGATTCATGACAAGCtgctgacattgattgcaatcataTGTGAGATCTGTGCGCTCTTCTGGTAAGTTGCCTTTCCTACGAATAGTGGAGACTTACTTACTTGTTAATCGATTATTTAGGTAGTCTTGTATTTTTTCTTCCTTGATCTAACTGAGGTATATCATACCTCGATTCAATTAAGGCATATTTGCAACTTTTCAAGTGGCATTGGCATTATTACTAGAAGTTGCTTGTTTTGCATGTAGAAAAGTAAATGACACTTGTATTGAGATACTTATTACTGTGCTAAGTGAGGCAACGTCTAGAATGTCGTTCTGCTGCATGCACTAGGATAATCTGAACACCTGTCAATATTTTTCAAGCATGTAACATGGACACAGTTAATTATATGCAGTCATCTGATCCTTGAGTGCTACTTATCATGCATGGAATGTGTGTTTAGAGGACCATTAGCAAAACTGAGATTAGTTTATACTTCAAGACGGTAGAAAACTGCTATGACCTCTTATATTTTTCAGGAATCGATTTGAGGTTGTCCTTATTTGTGCTGTTTTGTCTTATGTATCTCTTCGCCCAAGTTATTTGGCATTGTATATGTGTAGCACGTTCAGTTCCAGCCATGTCAAATTGTCGAAGAAGCAATACCTGGAATTGGAAATAGTGCTACACCTCTAACTTTTATTATTTGAGATTTGAGTGGTGGGAGCACAAATACACCAGTGGATGATATGCAATCCCCCCAGTCCTTGAATGCACTCTGTTATACATGGGCCTTGACTATGTCTTTCTTGATAACGTTCTTCTTGTACTGTTGGACCTACATAGCTATACAAGTATACAATCGTAAAGAGCACATACCTAAAATGCTACtacctctgtttttaaatataagacgttttggcAGTTTAAATTGAACTgacaaaacatcttatatttaggaCCAGGGGGTGTACCAACTAATAATGCTCTATCAGTAGCCCATAACCATGAGTGGTCATAGCATCATCTCTGTATAAATGGTCCGTGGCATGTGCAAACCTAGAATAAGCAATGACTGACCATTAGCTCCTCAGGGCCGTCGAAATGCTGTGCGCAATGGTCCAGGCAGCAGACAAGAGTGAGTAACCAGTAGCCAAACCTTTCGTCTAGAGTAAGAACTAATAAGTAATGCTGCAAGGATTCgaaagcaaaataaaataaaataactggAGTTACCACCTAAACTGGCCTGTATGATAGTGTGGCCGTCGCGTTTTCCTTTCTGAATCACGGCATGCAGTTCTCGTTTGTCCTTGGAACTGTTTCTTCTTGTAATCAGTGTCCAGCAGCAGTGTGTAGTAGGATATGGTATCTCAGTTTGAACCAAAGGAAAGCATGACATAATCTTATATTTGAACACAGAGCTTCAGTGGATTGGACCATGCAATGGTGCAAACTTGGCTATACCACTTAAAAATGTGTAGCGGCGAACGTAGATGCAGGGTATTTGGACACTGTAAAATCTCCAACCTAGGAAACAGTCCGCAGATTGTATCTCTATTTCCTGTTGTTTCCCCTTTCAATCAACTGACAGAATTACCTAGTTTCAGAAGAAGAAGGCAGAATTACCTGACAATGTTTCTCTTATTCCACCTCAGGTATAGCTTGAGCTACATCCCTTTCGCTCGAAGGATTGTTTCCGACCTGATGGTGAAGCTTTGCGACACTGAGCTATGATCTTACTTGGGCGCCTGATGGACATTGTCAGCATGCTCCGGCGCCTGAAATTGGAGATCTATTCATCTCCGCTGGGCTCCAGCAGTGCATGTATTCCACCCATTTCCCTTTTCTGTTGATGAATGATGAACGGATGAAGCTCCGTAATGTGCATAAATGCTACAGGAGCGACACTTTAATTTGTGCAGCTCACAACCCCCCTTCTGTAATCCTTGATTCCATTTGTTTATTTCAACTGAATCAAATTCTGTGTAAACTACAGTAGTTGCTGCAAAACTCAGCTGTAAACGGCATATTTGCTCTGCACTTGTGTACTTCCATTCAGAAGCTGCAGCACATACAGTTTATTTATTAATCCTGCACTTTTCATTCCCCCTCTTGCAGAGGAAACCGGGCAACCCTCGTTCGCGTCCGCTGGCCTGTGGGGTCCACCATAATGGACGTCGCGGCGGGCCCACATGCCAGTGAGCCGGTGGCGTGCAGCTCTCTGCTTCAGTTCTCCCAaccattttcaaatttcgaaacccGTGTCGCtcgcctcccacctatatatgcgATCGTCCGTGCTCCTCCTCTCCCCCGCAggcagcggcagcagcagcagcgcatGGGCAAGGCCTTCTCCCTCCTGCGCCCGCAGCCACAGCCACAGACGCAGACgcagagaggagagggggaggggatggTGATGGAGCTGAGGAAGCGCCCGAGGCCGCGGCGCCTCGACCCCGACTTCGTCTCGTCGCCGCCGCCCACGCCGCCCAGGAAGCGGCCGCGGAAGCAGGACGCGGAGGCGAAGCAGCCGCGCCGGCCGGTGGCGAAGAAGCAGCCGGCGCCGAGCAGGAGGGCCAGGTGCGTGCAGCAGGGCATCGGGAGCCCCGTCGCCGGGCTCCAGCCTTCCAGGTGCTGCAGGATCGTGGCGCCGCTGTCGCGCGTctccttcatcccccgctctcgcGTCCCCTTCAACTGGTAAGCTGTTCCCCGCTCGCTCTCTCCGCTCTCccgctgctctctctctctctctctctctctctctctctctctctctctctctctctctctctcggcgtatGCGTGCGTGCGGGTCTGTCGATTTGAATTTTTCCGTGGTGGCGGATTTAACTGGGCCATGCTTCGAGTCGATTCGAGTTCCTAGTTTGAATCCTCTGGTCCTGAAGTGCGCGTGTGTAGTTCCGGAATTTCCCCGTGGTGCATCGGATCGGGGGGAGGGAATACATCTGTGTGATGAATCCGTGCAAATTACCTACTGAATTGCTTATTGAAGTGGTTTGAATTCTGCTGCTGTGAATCGAGCTTGGTATTGTGTTGCTGTTTGAATCCTCTGGGTGTAGTAGACTGGAGCTTGGAGATTATTCGAATTTCTGTTGCGTCGGATGTGTTTGGTGTAAGAACTGGTGCGCCGTGCCCTCGAAATTCTGGGCTTAGCGTTTCCAATTAGAAATGCGGACTCGCTGGTCATAGCTTCGTGTGTTTGATTTGATCCGGGTACGGTTCTGTTTGTGGTTTT
Coding sequences within:
- the LOC123443183 gene encoding vesicle transport protein SFT2B → MDALTRLHRSLAGGEDEEWQEDDILGDTEGLCSLSPLQRVYAFAACLVTGLALMMLSLIVFTRPIKFALLFTFGNIMAVGSTVFVMGISKQLRMMFDPVRVYATAIYVGCVAFALIFALLIHDKLLTLIAIICEICALFWYSLSYIPFARRIVSDLMVKLCDTEL